In the genome of Methanobrevibacter gottschalkii DSM 11977, the window AAAATTGTAGTTGCCAAGTCATCTACTAAATTTACAGCTCCTAAAGTTACAATTCTTCCATATGAGAAGAAAGTATACACTACAACTTTAAAAACAAGTGCTGGAAAAGCTTTAAGCAAACAAAAGATTACCATTGTTCTTAATGGCAAAACATATTCTAAGACAACTAATAGTAAAGGTCAAGCTAGTATTAATGTTAAATTTTCATCAGAAAATGTTTATTCTGTTATATTGAAATATTCTGGAAATGGATATTATAAATCTAGTAAAGCAACAGGCACCATAACAGTTTCAAAAATATCTACTCAGCTAATAAGTTATAATAAAACATTTGCTATTGATTCAACTAAAAACTTCACCATATCTCTTAAAGATAAATCTGGTAAAACATTATCAAATCAGAATATCACTTTTTTATTTAATAATCAAAATTTAACAAAAATAACAGATGAAAATGGTATTGCTTCTGTTAATTTAGATGCAAATGTAGGATCTTTTGAAATAATCTCAAAATATTGTGGAAATAATCAATATAAATCTATATCCAATACAAACATGATTACAATTTCTAATAAAACAAATGTTGTATTTGTTGATGCAAGTTTGCCAAATTCTGAAATTCAAAAAATTTTCGATGATTGTAAAAATGGAAGTAATGTTGAATTCTTAGGGAACAGTTATAATGATATTTCATTAAATATTAACAAACCATTAAATATTTACTCTGAAAATAGAATTACTTTAAATGCTAAATCAATGAGTCCAGTATTTAAAGTTTTAGCATCTGATGTGAAAATTTGTAATTTATCCATTGTTGGAAACTCTTATGATGGAATTGAGATTAACAATGCTGTTAATGTTGTAATATTTGAAAATAATATTTTAAATCGTTTGGATCAATCTAAAATAGGTGAATATATGTTGAGTACAATTTCTCTTCCAGGGTATGGGATAAATGTTATTGACTCAAAAAATGTTGAAATTTCTAATAATTCAATCAACACATTTGAAAGTGGAATTTTTGTTTCAAATTCTAATAATTTAAGTATTAACTCAAATGTGTTAAAAGAAAATAATTATGGGATTAAGTATGGATTTAATGTTTCAAATTCTAACATTACAAACAATATGATTTCTGAAAGTATTGGTTTATATACAAATTTAGTTCCTGAAGGTCCGCGCGGATATGGTGTATTTTTAAATAATTCTGCAGTAAATGTAACAATTGCTAAAAATAATATTTCTTGGAATCATTTAGGGATTTCCATTGATGCAAATTATTCAACAGGTATTTTAATAACTAGTAATTTAATTTCTGATAATGTACTTGAGGGAATTAGGTTTAATGAAGGTTATGATTTGGCTAAAAATGCTATTGAACCTGTTGTGACTGATAATGCAATATATAGAAATGGTAGAGGTCCAAGTATGATGATTTTAGGTGAATTAAGTGCAAACCCTGCAGGAATTTATGGTCCTGGTGCATTTAATGATTCTTTAAAATTAAAATTAGGTGCTAATTGGTATGGTAAAAATCTGATTGTTACATGGGATAATGATACTGGGGTTGTTGGTTATGGAACAATGTGTCCAAGAATTAATACAACAGGAATTGCATTTAAAGAGATAACTTGTGTGAATCCAGGTACTTATTCTATTACATTTTATAAAAATGATGAAGTTGCCTCAAAATTGCCAGTATTTAATATGTATGCTACGTTAAATGACAATGTTGAAATTGTGTTTGATGTTATAAATGGTGTTGGGGTGTTTACTTTTGATACTCAAAAATTCACTACTGGTGAAAATGTAATTAAAGTGTCTAGTGGTTCTTTAAATGATTCTGATAGGATTTTTAAAGTTGAAATGTCTAAGACATTAGATGATAGTGAAGTTCCAATTTAAATTTTAAGGTATTATTTTTAATACTTTTTTTATTTTATTAAACCGCTAGTTTGCGTGTCTTTTGCTTAGTTGTTTTAAAAACATGTTGATATTATAATATTGCATTTCTTTATTATTTTTTAATTTTAATAATGTCTATATTTCAGGATATTAAAACATGCAATGAAATAAAATGCTTTTTATTATTTGGAATATATGGTCTTGCAGTTATTTGTATTTAAAAAAATATTTTGGTGCATTTAAATTAGTTTTCATTGTTTCATAATATTTAATCAGTTTTATTAAATTTAAAACAACTTTTTTGATGATTATCAATAATTCCAATAGATTCAAGATATGAATAGACTATTGTTGGACCTACAAATTTCATTCCACGTTTTTTTAAATCTTTTGAAATGGTTTTTGATAATTCAGATTCAGTTTTAAATTCAGCTTTAATTATTTTCCCATTGCTAAATCCCCAAATATATGAATCAAAGCTTTCAAATTCATTTTGAATTTCCATAAATATTTTAGCATTATTGATTGCAGCATTAATCTTTCCTTTGTGGCGAATAATTCCTTTATTTTCTTTTAATTCATTAACTTTATCTTCTTTATACTCAGAAATTTTCATGTAATCAAAGTTATCAAATGCTTTTCTGAAATTTTCTCTTTTTTTAAGTATTGTAATCCAAGAAAGGCCTGCTTGGAATGATTCTAGAACAAGCATTTCAAATAATTCTTGGTCGTCATGTGTTGGGACTCCCCATTCTTCATCATGATATTTAATATAGATTTCTTCATCAGTTACCCAACTACACCTTTTAATTGTCATAGAAATTATTATTAAAAACTTTATTTAAATATATTTTCATTGAACAATTAATTGAAAGGTTTGCAAATGAATAACGCTTTAAAATTGAAATTGAGCATGTTTTTTCTCATGATGTTTGTCATGATTTTTTATATGTTGGTATTTGGAAAAGTTAATATTGTAATTGGTTTAATGGTTGTTGTTGCAGCGTTATTAAATTTAGGTAATGATTTATCATACAATCCTAAATTATCCTTTATTAAAGTATTTTCTCTTTTAATGATTTTAGGATTTGCATCTTATCTTAATAATCCTATAACTGCTTTTGGTTGTATTTTAACATTTTTCATAGTATTTGGAACAACATTTACATCTTATCATTTGTTCGGAACTCATGTTTATTTGCCATTTTTAATGATTTATTTTATGATGGTAGTCATTCCAGTACCTCTTGAAGCTTTGCCGATGAGGTTATTATCTTTGGCAATCGGAGCTATTTTCATTGTGGGCTTAAATCTAAAGGTTAATGGTAAAAAATATTCTAAATTATCTAAATTTACAATTTCTTCACTGATTAATGAACTTCTTGAAGCAATTGATTTGAAATTAGATGGAAAGGAAGTTTCAATGGATAGTTTTAATGTAGCTAATGGATTTTATAGGAGTATTTTTTCTAAATTTGAATATAAATATTTCCCAAATCAAAAGCATGAATGTATCTTAAATATTCTAAAATCTTTTCAATATATCGGTTGGAGTTTATCTAATTATGAATTGTCTGTAAATGAATTAACCCATATTAAACGAATTTTAAATGATATCAAAAATTTTAAATTTTCAGAAATTGAAGAAATTACAGGTGAAACTAAAGAAATGAATTTAATTCTTTTAAACTTAAAAATAATTGTAAACGAAGCAAGTAAAAAAAATATAGAAAAAGAGAAGAAAATTCCAAATAAATATGTTGTATTCAATGTATTAAAACATTTAATTAAAAGACAATTTTCATTTAAATCAGCTAAATTCACTTTTGCATTTAAAATGGCTGTTGTTTTAACATTATGGGAAGTTATAACATTAATATTTAATTTTCCATATACAAAATGGTTATATTTTGCATCAATTCCATTAATGCTTCCATATATTGATGATGTTGCACATACTGCTAAAAGTCGTATGGGAGGAACATTAATTGGAGTTTCTGCATTTGCAGTAATCATGATTGCTTTACAGTATATTCCCATTTCTTCTTATATTGCAATGATTATTGTATTGATAGCCTCACTATTTGGTATGGTTTTTTCACTTCAAAATAAATTGAAATTATCCTCATTCACAACATTAATGTCAGTTACAGTATCTCTGATGTATATCACACCACCTAAGGCTATTAAAAATACTGTGGGTTATTGTTGCAATGATTGTTGTAACCTTTATTAATTATGGATTTTTGCCATTTTCTGTTGAAAAAGAGACCAAGAATAATTTAAAAACATCTTATGTGTTAAATAGATGTTTTGTAAATTTAATTAAATTAAAATGTGAGGGTAAAAATATTAACAAAACATCATTGCTTGCTGTAAGTAGTATGGTTCATGAAAATATTGAATTAACTAACAATAATAAAGAATTGTATCAAATGCAAACTAAAACAACGAATATTTCTAATTCAATTTTAAATTATATTGAAATTTATGGAATATCTTCAGAAATGAAAGTTAAAATTATTAAAGTAATCGAAAATAAAGGTAATTTTGACAATCATGAAAATATTATTCTATATTCTATAAATTATGTAGTGAATTTATTGAATGAAGAAAAAAATTTAATAGAATCTATATGAACATATGATAAGTTTATATAGTAAATTATCAAAATAAATGTATGTTTAACTAATTTTTTTTATTCTATTTCAATGAGGGATTACAATGGTAGAGTTAGGGTTAGGGATGATGAGACTCCCGGTTTTAGATGAAAATGATTTTTCAAGTGTAGATTATGATCAAATTACAAAAATGATTGATGCATTAATGGATGCTGGTTTCAACTGTTTTGATACTGCTTATCCATATCATGAAGGTTTAAGTGAAGTTGCTTTAAGAAAATGTCTGGTTGAAAGATATCCTAGGGATTCTTTTAAGGTCTTCGATAAATTGCCCACTTTTGCAATTACCGAAGAATCACAACTTGAACCAATTTTTAAAGAGCAGCTTGAACGATGCGGTGTTGAATATTTCGATTATTATTTGATGCATAATGTAAGCGGATATTCTGAAAAAGGATGGTTGGATGTTGATTCATTTTCATTTGCAAATAAGAAAAAAGAAGAAGGATACATCAAACATTTAGGATTATCTACTCATGCTAATGCAGAATTTTTAGATAATATGTTAACAATCCATCCAGAAATGGAATTCGTTTTACTCCAAATTAATTATCTTGATTGGGAAGATGAAGGAATTGAATCTAGGAAATGTTGGGAAGTTGCAAGAAAACACAATAAACCAATAATGGTGATGGAAGCATTTAAAGGCGGTTTTTTATCTGATGTTCCTAAAGAAGCAGAAAAACTCATGAAAGAGTATGCTCCAGACAAATCTGTTGTATCTTGGGCAATGAGATTTGTAGCTAATTTGGATGGTGTATTTCTAGTTTTAACTGGTGCAAGCAGTCTTGAACAAGTTGAAGAAAATATTGTTGAGTTTAATAATGCAACTCCTCTTAATGATGAAGAATTAAATGTTATTAGTGAAGTTTCAGAGATTATTAATGCTAATATTACTGTAGATTGTACAAAATGCAGATATTGTGTTGATTCTTGCAGTGAGGAGATTGATATTGCAAAACTTTTTGATTTATACAATAAAGAGAAGATTCTTGGTGAAAATGACTGGTCTCCTATAGGTAATGCTTATGTGAATTATTCTAAAATTCCTGGTGTTGGAATTGCTTCAGATTGTACTGAATGTGAATTATGTATTGAGGAATGCCCTCAAGAAATCAATATTCCTGAAGTTTTAAAAGATGTTGCAAAAACATTTGAAACTGAAGGTTATGGTTTTACAAACTGATTCTTTTCTTTTTTTAAAATTTTATTTTTTTTATTATATCTAAAGCAACTTTTAATTATAATAAATAATATAATTATAAATATCTAATTTTTATGAGGATTCTATTATGATACCTGGTATGAACAAAAGACAAATGAAACAAATGGAAAAGCAAATGAAAAAAATGGGTATGAAAATGGAGGAACTTGAAGGAGTTCGTGAAGTTGTTATTCGTTTTGATGAAAAAGAGTTAATTATTGACAATCCTAGTGTGAGTTTAATGAATGTGATGGGTCAAGAAACTTATCAAGTTGAAGGCAAAGCTCATGAAGTAGAACTTGATTATGAAATTGAAATTCCAGAAGAAGATATTGAGATGGTAGCTAATAGTGCAGGAGTTTCTGCAAATAAAGCAAAAGAAGCACTTGAAGAATGTAGAGGTGATCTTGCAGAAGCTATCATGAAATTAAATCAATAGATAAAATGACTCTTATTGTGCATATTTCAGATTTGCATGTTTGTGAAAATGAATTTGATGAAGATATTTTTATGCAAGCTGTTTCTGAAATTAATAATTTAAAACCTGACATGATTATATTAACTGGGGATATAACTAATAGCGGGTATTACTATGAGTTTCAACAAGCAACTAAATATTTGGAGATGTTTGAAGCTCCGTTATTTGCTGTTCCAGGAAACCATGATGCTCGTAATTTGGGTTATCAAACTTTTGAAGAATTAATTGGGGAGCGTAGTTGGAAATTAACTATGGGCGGTAATTTGACTGTAATTGGTCTTGACAGCAGCTCTCCGGATGAAAATAGAGGACACATTGGTAATCCTCAACATATGTGGTTAGAACATCAATTAGATGAATGTACAATTAATGAGAACTTTTCTATCGTAGCTTTACATCATCATGTAATTTCTATTCCTCAAACAGGACGTGAACGTAATGTTTTATCTGATGCAGGGGATGTATTAAAAACATTAACTAATCATGAAGTTGATTTGGTATTGTCAGGACATAAACATGTTCCCAATATATGGAAACTAAACAATACTATTGTCGTTAATGCAGGTTCTCTTTGTTCTAAAAAGCTTAGAGGTAAAATAAAGAATTCTTATATGATATATAATGTTACAGAAGATGAAATAGAAATTTTTCTCAATAATATTAATGGGGAAAAATTTTTATTTGGAAAATACGCGAGAAATGTGTTATAAAGTAAATTTAAATAATGGAATGCAAAAATATATAATGTAGAATTATTTATTTTGATTAATTAGTTTTAGGTGATATTATGAAAGTGGTTGTAGATGCTTCTAATGTAGCTTTTAGTGTTAAAAATGAAATGGGACAACCTCAAATGTCTAATATTCTTGCAGCTGTTAAGGCATTAGAAGAAGGTGAAGATGAATTTGTAATAATTGCCGATGCATCACTTCGTCATGATATTGATGATAAAGAAACATTTTTGAAATTATTGGAAAGTGAGAACGTAGAAGAAGTCCCTGCAGGTAATGATGCAGATCATTTTATTTTGGATATTGCTTCACGTGAAAAAGCAAAAGTATTGTCAAATGATAAATTTAGGGATTATGCTGCTGAATTTAGGAATATTTCTTCTATTAGGATTCCATTCATAATTGAGAATAATAGACTAACATTTGGTAAACCTAAGAAAGCTAAAAAAGATAAAAACATCCTTCAACACATATGTGATGAAATTATAAAAGAATTGAACTTTAAAAAATGGGAAATTTACACAGGTAAAGAGGGTTTAGAAATTTCACCATTAAATATTGCTAAGCAAGCGATTATTCGCATTGATAATGAGAATAATACGGAATCCAAACTTGAAAACATCTTTTCTAAAATCCCAATGTTTAATAAAATTGTAGAGATGGTTGATGATGTTGAAATAGCTGCACCATATGTGATTTTTGTATTGGTGCATCCTAAAGATTATAAACTTGCTGTTAAAAATGCAGGTAACATATCCGTTACTGTTGCAGATAGATTAGGCCTTGAGAAAAAACCTCTAATTGCAGTTAGAAATGATTTATTCACCAAACAAGGTAATTTTGAATTAAATATTATGTTGGCTGATGAAGTAACTGAATATGCTCCATATAACATTTCAGTTCGTGTATGTGATAGTGATGAAATATTTATTAAAAGAAATTCAAGGAATATTGCAAGCACAATTGCTGGAAGGCTCGGATCATGGAAATTCCCATTTGTTTCTGTAAAACCAGATATGCTTTTAGAAAAACCTGGTGATTTTGAAATAGAACTGGAAAAAGGAGGAGGATTAGATGGTTAATCCATTAACTAAATCTTTAATTAAGGTAACTACTAACTTAACTCCAATTTCTGTTGGAACTAAATTTTTTCCAACAAATTCACTAGAAACAGAATATGTTGAATTATTTAATTATACTCAAACTATTCTTTTTGAACTTGATAAAGCAGAAATAACCTCCGATTCCATTTTAGAAAACTTAATTCGGGATGTTGGTGTGGAAAACCTTCCAAAAGATTATAATTTTTATGAATTAAAACCAGCTGAAAACCGGATTGAAGAATATGCATTAGTAAGTAATATTATCATGGGCAATGATCGTTATTTTTACATCGAACTTCAAAATCCTTCTCATTTAATTAATATTTTTGTAAAAATCATTGAAAATGAAAAAGGGGAAGTTGTAGAAAAAACTGCAACAGAATTAGTTGCTAAAATGCTAAGTAAAAATGATGCGATTCGTGTAGCTATTGAATTAATTGGTATTGGTTTGTCTGAAGGAATTCAAGTAATTTCTGCTGTTGGAATGACTGGTGCGGCATCTATTGAAAGAGCAATACATTATACTCAAAACGTAGGCAGTTTTCCAGGTATTGCATTTACTAAGTTAGGTGGGGAATATGCGCTTGTTTTTGATTCTCCATTTTTACTTCAAGAATCAAGGCCTGTTGACTTGGAAAATTATTTATTCATTGATTTAATCGATTCGACTAAATTCATTGATAAAAATGGTCGTAATCAACTTGTTGATTTGATGACAGGTATTAAAAATTTCATTGAAACGGAATGTAATGGTGAGTTAGAAGGGTATCGTGAAGGTGGGGATGATTTTATTGCAAGGTTTCCATCTAAAGACTTAGCAATACGCGCTGGACTTGATGCAGCATGGTTCGCACTTGATAATGGTGCGAAAATAAGGGCAGGTGTTGGTAGAAGTAGAAGGGAAGCAGGTGAGAGAGCCCAACTTGTTGATGATTTAAAATCAACTGCACCATTGTCTTTGGTTGTATTTGAATTAGCAAATGGTTTGTATGCATATAATATTCCGTCTGAATTTACAAGAACTTTAATTAATTTAATAGAAAATGAAAAAGCAAAATTAATTGGTGTTTTTGTTTTTGTGTTTATATTTGCATTTATAATGTCCATTTTAGGGCTTGGAGTATTTAGTTTCATAGGTGTTATAATAGCATTAGTTTATGCATTTGTAGCTTAATAAATAAAGAAGTGAAGTAATATGAGAAGAAAAAAAGATGATAAGAGGGTTTTATTTTCTCCAAATAGTAATCGTCCAAAGCATTCTAATAAAAGAAAATTAAATTTACCTAATTTTCAACGTCAACCTCAACGTTCACGCAAACAAAGTAAATGGGGCAATGTTACTGTATTTCTTATTATTTTAGCTTTAGTTGCATTTGTTGTTGGTGCAGGAATGGGGGTATCATTAAGTTTTGATAATGATGATGGTCCTCATTGGAAGAATGTTACTGAAGAGATGACTACTAATTTAAATGAGACTGATAATTTTACTTATGATGAAGAAGTAGATGGTGTTGATTTTAATAGTAATGAAACATTAACTGAACTAAATGTTACTGTTAAACCATCATATTAATTAATTTTTTGTGAGTTTTATGGAGTTTATTAAAGATTTATCTGGTGGATTTTCTGTTATAGAAAATCTTATGGTATCTGGAGCTCGTGAAGGTAAATTTGGCGTTGCAATTATCTATTCACCAAATAGTACAGCATCTGCAGTTTTCACTTCTAATAAAGTAGTTGCAGCTCCAGTTAACTATACTAAAAATGTACTTAAAAAAGGAATTATTTCAGCCGTTCTTGTAAATAGCGGCAATGCTAATTGTTTTACAGGCAAAAAAGGATTTAAAGATTGTGAAACCTTAGCTGAATTAGTGTCTAATGATTTAAATCTACCTAAGGATGAAATTGCTATTTCTTCAACAGGAGTCATTGGCCGGGAAATGCCGATTGATATTATTTCTAAAGTTGCTTATGAATCACTTTCAAAATTAGGAAACGGCCCTGAAAATTCCCTGGCCGCTGCAAAAGCTATAATGACAACTGATACTTTCCCAAAAGAATGTGCAATTGAAGTTACATTAACCACTGGTGAAACTGTTAAAATTGCAGGCATTACTAAAGGAAGTGGAATGATTGCTCCAAATATGGGAACCATGCTTTCATTTATTGTAACTGATGCTGTAATTCCATCTGATGAAATTAATAAAGCATTAAAGAAATCTGCAGATATCAGTTTTAACATGATTGTTGTTGATGGGGATGAAAGCACTAATGATACCTGTCTGATGATGGCTAATGGTACATCTAATGTTGAAGTTGTAAATGAAGGTAAATTGGATTCTAATTTCCAAGAAGCTCTAAATTATATTTGCATTGATTTAGCTAAAAAAATGGCTCGTGACGGTGAAGGCGCTACTAAATTCATTGAAGCTAATGTTTACGGTGCAAAAAATGAAACAGATGCAAAATTGGCTGCAAAATCAATCATATCCTCAAATTTATTTAAATCTGCAGTATTTGGTGGTGACCCAAATTGGGGGAGAATTGTATCTGCAATTGGTTATTCAGGTTGTGATTTGAATCCTGATATTGTAACAATAGCTATTGCAGATGATTCAGATGATGTGGATCTTGTTTGTAATGGTAAAATTTTAGCATTTGAAAATACTCCAAATCTTAAAAGAGCTGAAAAAATAATGCAATCAAAAAATGTTAAAGTAAATATTGACATGCATCTAGGTGATGGTGAAGCAACTGCTTGGGGTTGTGATTTAACATATGATTATGTTAAAATCAATGCAGAATATACTACATAAAGAAAACTTTTAAATATATTAAAAACAAATATTTTTATGTTATAGATATAATTTTAATATTATTATTATCAATTGGAAGGAGGGGAAAATATGGCTAAAGTTAAAGGAACTAACAGAAGAACTAGACAAAAAAGAAGTTACACTAAACCTGGTAGTAAAAGAGGAAGGGGAGTTAAACAAACTTGGAAAAAATAATCCTCTTAAATCTTTTTTTATTTATTTTAACTATTTTTGAATTGTTATGAAAATATCATCATATTGAAACTATTAAATACTACTTCTTAAAGATAATCATTTGGTGATATATTTATGAATGGACATAGAGCTCATGGATTTTCAAGTGTACATTTTTTAGATTCTGATGAAATTTTAAATGAGTTGAATCTTAAAGGTGATGAAACTTTCATGGATGCTGGGTGTGGTGATGGCCACATTGCAATAAAAGTAATTGAGGACTATCTTCCAAAAGGCACTGTTTATGCAGTTGATGTTTATGGAGCGTCTATTGAAGATATGGAAACATATAAAAATGAAAACAATGTTGAAAATTTAATTAATATTGAAGCAGATATTCCTAAAGGAATTCCGGGTGTTGAAGATGAGTCTGTCGATGTTGTTTTGATGGTTAATGTTTTTCACGGATTTAAAGCTTCAAGAACTATTGATGATGCAATTGAGGAACTTAAAAGAATTATTAAAAAAGATGGTAAAATTGCAATTATGGATTATAAAGCATGGGATGTTCCAAAGGGACCACCAACTGCATTTAGAAGTTCTCCTGAAGAATTAGAAGAAATTTTTAATAAGCATGGTCTTAAAATGACTTATCTAAATGAAGAAATTGGTGAAGATATTCCTGAGGGTAAATCTCATAACTTTATTGTATTCCAAAAAGAGTAATTCTGGTTTAAATAGTATTATTATTAGTTTTATTTATTTTTTCAGGATATATTTTGATGCTTCGAATATGTCTTTTACAATATATACTTATGAAACTATCGTTGATTTAATTTTATAAAAAGTTATGCTATATTCTCATATATTTATTGAAAAATTGTAATATATAG includes:
- a CDS encoding DNA-3-methyladenine glycosylase I, whose protein sequence is MTIKRCSWVTDEEIYIKYHDEEWGVPTHDDQELFEMLVLESFQAGLSWITILKKRENFRKAFDNFDYMKISEYKEDKVNELKENKGIIRHKGKINAAINNAKIFMEIQNEFESFDSYIWGFSNGKIIKAEFKTESELSKTISKDLKKRGMKFVGPTIVYSYLESIGIIDNHQKSCFKFNKTD
- a CDS encoding FUSC family protein, with amino-acid sequence MIFYMLVFGKVNIVIGLMVVVAALLNLGNDLSYNPKLSFIKVFSLLMILGFASYLNNPITAFGCILTFFIVFGTTFTSYHLFGTHVYLPFLMIYFMMVVIPVPLEALPMRLLSLAIGAIFIVGLNLKVNGKKYSKLSKFTISSLINELLEAIDLKLDGKEVSMDSFNVANGFYRSIFSKFEYKYFPNQKHECILNILKSFQYIGWSLSNYELSVNELTHIKRILNDIKNFKFSEIEEITGETKEMNLILLNLKIIVNEASKKNIEKEKKIPNKYVVFNVLKHLIKRQFSFKSAKFTFAFKMAVVLTLWEVITLIFNFPYTKWLYFASIPLMLPYIDDVAHTAKSRMGGTLIGVSAFAVIMIALQYIPISSYIAMIIVLIASLFGMVFSLQNKLKLSSFTTLMSVTVSLMYITPPKAIKNTVGYCCNDCCNLY
- a CDS encoding aldo/keto reductase codes for the protein MVELGLGMMRLPVLDENDFSSVDYDQITKMIDALMDAGFNCFDTAYPYHEGLSEVALRKCLVERYPRDSFKVFDKLPTFAITEESQLEPIFKEQLERCGVEYFDYYLMHNVSGYSEKGWLDVDSFSFANKKKEEGYIKHLGLSTHANAEFLDNMLTIHPEMEFVLLQINYLDWEDEGIESRKCWEVARKHNKPIMVMEAFKGGFLSDVPKEAEKLMKEYAPDKSVVSWAMRFVANLDGVFLVLTGASSLEQVEENIVEFNNATPLNDEELNVISEVSEIINANITVDCTKCRYCVDSCSEEIDIAKLFDLYNKEKILGENDWSPIGNAYVNYSKIPGVGIASDCTECELCIEECPQEINIPEVLKDVAKTFETEGYGFTN
- a CDS encoding nascent polypeptide-associated complex protein, with the translated sequence MIPGMNKRQMKQMEKQMKKMGMKMEELEGVREVVIRFDEKELIIDNPSVSLMNVMGQETYQVEGKAHEVELDYEIEIPEEDIEMVANSAGVSANKAKEALEECRGDLAEAIMKLNQ
- a CDS encoding metallophosphoesterase family protein; this encodes MTLIVHISDLHVCENEFDEDIFMQAVSEINNLKPDMIILTGDITNSGYYYEFQQATKYLEMFEAPLFAVPGNHDARNLGYQTFEELIGERSWKLTMGGNLTVIGLDSSSPDENRGHIGNPQHMWLEHQLDECTINENFSIVALHHHVISIPQTGRERNVLSDAGDVLKTLTNHEVDLVLSGHKHVPNIWKLNNTIVVNAGSLCSKKLRGKIKNSYMIYNVTEDEIEIFLNNINGEKFLFGKYARNVL
- a CDS encoding NYN domain-containing protein → MKVVVDASNVAFSVKNEMGQPQMSNILAAVKALEEGEDEFVIIADASLRHDIDDKETFLKLLESENVEEVPAGNDADHFILDIASREKAKVLSNDKFRDYAAEFRNISSIRIPFIIENNRLTFGKPKKAKKDKNILQHICDEIIKELNFKKWEIYTGKEGLEISPLNIAKQAIIRIDNENNTESKLENIFSKIPMFNKIVEMVDDVEIAAPYVIFVLVHPKDYKLAVKNAGNISVTVADRLGLEKKPLIAVRNDLFTKQGNFELNIMLADEVTEYAPYNISVRVCDSDEIFIKRNSRNIASTIAGRLGSWKFPFVSVKPDMLLEKPGDFEIELEKGGGLDG
- the argJ gene encoding bifunctional ornithine acetyltransferase/N-acetylglutamate synthase; translation: MEFIKDLSGGFSVIENLMVSGAREGKFGVAIIYSPNSTASAVFTSNKVVAAPVNYTKNVLKKGIISAVLVNSGNANCFTGKKGFKDCETLAELVSNDLNLPKDEIAISSTGVIGREMPIDIISKVAYESLSKLGNGPENSLAAAKAIMTTDTFPKECAIEVTLTTGETVKIAGITKGSGMIAPNMGTMLSFIVTDAVIPSDEINKALKKSADISFNMIVVDGDESTNDTCLMMANGTSNVEVVNEGKLDSNFQEALNYICIDLAKKMARDGEGATKFIEANVYGAKNETDAKLAAKSIISSNLFKSAVFGGDPNWGRIVSAIGYSGCDLNPDIVTIAIADDSDDVDLVCNGKILAFENTPNLKRAEKIMQSKNVKVNIDMHLGDGEATAWGCDLTYDYVKINAEYTT
- a CDS encoding class I SAM-dependent methyltransferase, which gives rise to MNGHRAHGFSSVHFLDSDEILNELNLKGDETFMDAGCGDGHIAIKVIEDYLPKGTVYAVDVYGASIEDMETYKNENNVENLINIEADIPKGIPGVEDESVDVVLMVNVFHGFKASRTIDDAIEELKRIIKKDGKIAIMDYKAWDVPKGPPTAFRSSPEELEEIFNKHGLKMTYLNEEIGEDIPEGKSHNFIVFQKE